Proteins from one Xenorhabdus griffiniae genomic window:
- a CDS encoding replicative DNA helicase, whose protein sequence is MTEINQVPHSFEAEQSVIGALLLDPQSDNAQYVFSMLTPDDFYSRHHGLIYTEMRTMNTQRQPIDILTVDDRLRSTGKSDNTGGFAYLAEVAKNTPSTANIVAYAKKLKGTAAERYAIEKTNEIQRLLMAPSTLTFAEKMDMAQRLLGEAAENGTTGHKTGLKPLSEIADRWFTELEERFNNPELHVGLKTGLRDLDEMLAPKYIANGSLFVIGARPKMGKTTVLTEIAKNVAGDGLPVLMFSMEMTDKQLFERMVSQKSGINSDAFYGGIEDDYEWALLSQAIGELKNTPNVWIDDTPGMTFAHIQSQCRKIKRQVGKIGFIGVDYLTLMKTEKADRNDIAYGNITKGLKILAKELDTTVVLLTQLNRNLEERANKRPMPSDSRDTGQIEQDCDYWMGVYRDSVYHEKSDQTLTELILRLNRHGKAGTTYIEQKGLSLFSIDQVEGERRAKRNEDRPNKPRHKDF, encoded by the coding sequence ATGACAGAAATTAACCAAGTACCCCATAGCTTCGAAGCCGAACAAAGTGTTATCGGTGCATTACTGCTAGACCCCCAAAGCGATAACGCACAATACGTATTCTCGATGCTAACCCCCGATGATTTTTATAGCCGTCATCACGGTTTGATTTACACTGAGATGCGCACGATGAACACCCAGCGCCAACCTATTGACATCCTCACTGTGGATGATCGTTTGCGGAGTACTGGAAAGTCTGACAATACGGGTGGGTTCGCATATCTGGCTGAGGTAGCCAAGAACACACCAAGTACGGCTAACATTGTTGCCTACGCTAAGAAACTTAAGGGAACTGCTGCCGAGCGTTACGCCATCGAGAAAACCAATGAAATTCAGCGGTTGCTGATGGCACCCAGCACGCTCACATTTGCTGAGAAAATGGACATGGCTCAGAGGTTGTTAGGCGAAGCTGCTGAGAACGGCACCACAGGACACAAGACCGGACTCAAGCCACTGAGTGAAATTGCCGATAGGTGGTTCACTGAACTTGAAGAACGATTCAATAATCCAGAGTTACACGTGGGACTTAAGACAGGTTTACGCGATTTAGACGAAATGCTCGCGCCTAAGTACATCGCTAATGGATCGCTATTTGTTATCGGTGCGCGTCCTAAAATGGGTAAGACTACAGTGTTAACTGAGATAGCGAAAAACGTCGCGGGTGATGGGCTTCCTGTGTTGATGTTCAGCATGGAGATGACGGATAAACAACTCTTTGAGCGCATGGTCAGCCAGAAATCAGGAATAAATTCAGATGCGTTCTACGGTGGTATTGAGGACGACTACGAATGGGCGTTACTCAGTCAGGCTATTGGAGAATTGAAAAATACGCCTAATGTCTGGATTGATGACACACCGGGAATGACATTCGCACACATTCAGTCCCAGTGCCGCAAGATCAAGCGTCAGGTCGGCAAGATTGGTTTTATCGGCGTTGACTATTTAACCCTGATGAAGACCGAAAAGGCAGATCGTAATGACATTGCTTACGGGAATATTACTAAGGGTCTCAAGATACTGGCGAAAGAACTGGATACAACGGTAGTTCTGCTGACCCAGTTGAACCGTAACCTCGAAGAGCGAGCCAATAAGCGGCCTATGCCGAGTGACAGCCGTGATACGGGGCAGATTGAGCAGGATTGTGATTACTGGATGGGGGTTTATCGTGATTCGGTTTATCACGAGAAATCAGACCAAACACTAACAGAATTGATCCTCCGCCTCAACCGTCATGGCAAGGCGGGAACCACCTACATTGAACAAAAAGGGCTGAGCTTATTCTCTATCGATCAGGTCGAAGGAGAACGCAGAGCCAAACGAAACGAAGATAGACCTAATAAACCCCGCCATAAGGACTTTTGA
- a CDS encoding DUF2591 domain-containing protein: MKIKTSALTGRALDWAVSMAVREDVNFLIEMSDVIPAYSISWNLCGQLIDGYIDDLTHMAFRGDHWVANCRAARIGDFSIFKTQTGDTLQIAICRAVVAAQLGDEVEIPDELVEGI; this comes from the coding sequence ATGAAAATCAAAACATCGGCACTAACGGGACGGGCGTTGGATTGGGCTGTAAGTATGGCTGTCAGAGAGGATGTTAATTTCTTAATTGAAATGTCAGATGTAATACCTGCATATTCAATTAGTTGGAATTTGTGTGGGCAGTTGATTGATGGATACATCGACGATTTAACTCACATGGCATTTAGAGGTGATCATTGGGTGGCAAATTGTAGAGCAGCACGAATTGGTGATTTTTCTATTTTTAAAACGCAAACAGGCGACACCCTGCAAATCGCCATTTGCCGCGCTGTCGTCGCTGCTCAGTTAGGCGATGAGGTTGAGATACCGGATGAGCTGGTGGAGGGGATATGA
- a CDS encoding YbcN family protein, producing the protein MECDFLFHESTKQAAWQQLKDVLATNQPHRLIIKPWKNKRSLSQNATAHLWFGEISCFLKSNGAKFSPDEVKEMMKHTFLGYEVVERIDARTQEPERVRTLRQTSKLDTGEMFRFMEQVEQWAVGIGCFVTVPDDSEYMKLKQEQER; encoded by the coding sequence ATGGAATGTGATTTTCTATTTCATGAATCAACCAAACAAGCTGCATGGCAACAACTCAAAGACGTCCTAGCTACCAACCAACCTCACCGCCTCATCATCAAACCGTGGAAAAACAAACGCTCATTATCTCAGAACGCGACCGCGCATTTGTGGTTCGGTGAGATTAGTTGTTTTCTGAAATCTAACGGAGCGAAATTTTCACCGGATGAAGTTAAAGAGATGATGAAACACACATTCTTGGGCTACGAGGTTGTGGAGCGCATTGATGCCAGAACTCAGGAGCCTGAGCGTGTTAGGACACTCCGCCAGACATCCAAATTGGACACTGGAGAGATGTTTCGATTCATGGAGCAGGTTGAGCAGTGGGCTGTGGGTATTGGTTGTTTTGTGACAGTGCCAGATGACAGCGAATACATGAAACTCAAACAGGAGCAAGAGCGGTGA
- a CDS encoding recombination protein NinG encodes MKKLRRRKCKECGEQYEPERQLQNTCSIQCAIARGRKQEQKKREELERRRKKDNKIQQKLARDKLKARKLSVKPRSYWIQQAQRAVNSYIRERDRDLPCISCGTYTSAQWDAGHYRTTSAAPQLRFDERNIHRQCVVCNQHKSGNLVPYRVELIRRIGLEPVEAIESNHDRHRWTIEECKAIKTEFQEKLKILRQEAA; translated from the coding sequence ATGAAAAAGCTAAGACGGCGGAAATGTAAAGAGTGTGGCGAGCAGTATGAACCAGAACGGCAATTACAAAATACCTGCTCAATCCAGTGTGCAATAGCCAGAGGTAGGAAACAAGAACAGAAAAAACGAGAGGAACTGGAACGACGACGAAAGAAAGATAATAAAATTCAGCAGAAGCTAGCCCGCGACAAACTCAAAGCCCGCAAACTCTCAGTAAAGCCCCGCAGTTATTGGATTCAACAAGCTCAACGAGCAGTTAACTCATATATCAGAGAGCGAGACCGCGATTTACCGTGCATTTCCTGTGGTACGTATACATCTGCTCAATGGGATGCGGGTCATTACCGGACAACGTCAGCAGCGCCTCAATTGAGATTTGATGAACGGAATATCCATCGCCAGTGTGTTGTCTGTAACCAGCATAAATCGGGGAATCTGGTTCCGTATCGGGTGGAGTTAATCCGGCGTATTGGCCTGGAACCGGTTGAGGCTATCGAATCGAATCATGACCGCCACCGATGGACGATTGAGGAATGTAAGGCGATTAAAACTGAGTTTCAGGAGAAATTAAAAATACTGAGACAGGAGGCGGCATGA
- a CDS encoding helix-turn-helix domain-containing protein: protein MTSIPNLLIKHRGNQTQLARELGINRMTVGKFARDFKCQYHVICNGVLMTKSKLKGNQRGIR from the coding sequence ATGACATCAATCCCCAATCTACTCATAAAACACCGAGGCAATCAAACTCAGTTAGCTCGTGAATTGGGTATTAATAGAATGACGGTTGGCAAATTCGCACGTGATTTTAAATGCCAGTATCACGTCATATGCAATGGGGTACTGATGACAAAATCAAAGCTGAAAGGGAACCAGAGAGGAATAAGATGA
- a CDS encoding Rrf2 family transcriptional regulator: protein MKVSIELNGEILWYRDEEKGEGMASTGYVKDGTQQKIITALKAALSQAKAESLCWDNRD from the coding sequence ATGAAAGTATCCATCGAACTTAACGGCGAAATACTCTGGTATCGTGATGAAGAGAAAGGCGAGGGAATGGCTTCAACTGGATACGTAAAGGACGGCACACAGCAAAAAATCATTACCGCCCTTAAAGCTGCGTTATCTCAGGCTAAAGCTGAATCTTTATGCTGGGATAACCGAGATTGA
- a CDS encoding DUF1883 domain-containing protein — translation MQFLHKRMHLNQGDIVVVDCSHQCNILLMTDSNFNNYKNRRGFQHHGGGGFFRQLPARLGVPYSGYWNVTIDLGGGSAKIRHSISVIPA, via the coding sequence ATGCAGTTCTTGCATAAAAGAATGCATCTCAATCAAGGCGATATCGTTGTGGTTGATTGCTCACACCAATGTAATATCTTGTTAATGACAGATAGTAATTTTAATAACTATAAGAACCGCCGAGGATTTCAGCATCATGGTGGGGGCGGTTTTTTCCGACAACTCCCAGCAAGATTAGGCGTTCCTTATAGTGGGTATTGGAATGTCACAATTGATTTAGGAGGAGGTTCAGCAAAGATCCGACATTCAATCTCGGTTATCCCAGCATAA
- a CDS encoding phage holin, lambda family: MKMKENPDLWADLLNGLKNSWPQISGSALAIAICYGRLIYDGVERKNRWVEALLCGALSWSVSSGLEMFGIPINFAPAIGGAVGFIGVEKIREFAVRAINKRLGDK, translated from the coding sequence ATGAAGATGAAAGAAAATCCTGATTTATGGGCTGACTTACTCAACGGCCTAAAAAACTCGTGGCCGCAAATATCCGGTTCTGCTTTGGCAATAGCCATTTGTTACGGCCGACTAATTTACGACGGTGTGGAGCGGAAGAACCGCTGGGTAGAGGCGCTGCTTTGTGGGGCCTTATCATGGAGTGTATCCAGTGGTCTGGAGATGTTTGGCATTCCTATCAATTTTGCACCGGCTATCGGGGGCGCCGTTGGTTTTATTGGCGTTGAGAAAATCCGCGAGTTTGCTGTTCGTGCGATTAACAAACGGTTGGGAGATAAATAG
- a CDS encoding structural protein: protein MSRGIRNHNPGNIDYNPKNDWQGQVGIETGAKNPRFCLFKSPEYGIRALMKLLINYHKGGHNSVSKIINRYAPSNENNTTAYINGVSEAVNVDPNQVLDINKPTLIALAKAIIRHENGNQPYSEATFEKAFEML, encoded by the coding sequence GTGAGCAGAGGCATTCGCAATCATAATCCGGGTAATATTGACTATAACCCGAAGAATGACTGGCAAGGTCAAGTTGGAATCGAGACAGGTGCAAAAAATCCTCGGTTCTGCCTGTTCAAATCGCCGGAGTATGGCATCAGGGCACTGATGAAGTTGTTAATCAACTACCACAAAGGCGGGCATAACAGTGTCTCTAAAATCATTAATCGTTATGCACCCAGCAATGAGAACAACACCACGGCTTACATTAACGGTGTTTCTGAGGCGGTGAACGTAGACCCAAATCAGGTTCTGGACATCAATAAACCGACGCTGATTGCACTGGCAAAAGCCATTATCCGGCATGAGAACGGCAATCAGCCGTATTCTGAGGCAACGTTTGAGAAAGCGTTTGAGATGCTATGA
- a CDS encoding lysis protein — protein MTAYEKVVLVIIAGLIAWSSWLMASLNEVNDLNKKLTTDFNEQVAINTRQQERIQQLHELDTKHTQELAHAKTEIDILRADVAAGRRKLRIKAACTVSETVTSSSVGATTAVELTGETGQAVLDIREGIINDRAKLSYLQEYVRTECGVTK, from the coding sequence ATGACCGCCTACGAGAAGGTAGTACTCGTTATTATAGCCGGACTCATTGCTTGGTCTAGTTGGTTGATGGCATCGTTAAACGAAGTAAATGATTTAAATAAAAAACTAACGACTGACTTCAATGAACAAGTTGCTATCAACACTCGGCAGCAAGAACGGATCCAGCAACTCCACGAGCTGGACACCAAACACACTCAGGAACTCGCCCATGCCAAGACTGAAATCGATATTCTTCGGGCTGATGTTGCCGCTGGTCGTCGCAAGCTGCGTATCAAAGCCGCCTGCACCGTGTCTGAAACCGTTACCTCCAGCAGCGTGGGCGCTACAACCGCCGTCGAACTCACTGGAGAAACTGGACAAGCTGTTCTCGATATCCGAGAAGGCATCATCAACGACCGGGCAAAACTGAGCTATTTGCAGGAATATGTTAGGACTGAATGCGGAGTAACGAAATGA
- a CDS encoding ECs_2282 family putative zinc-binding protein — protein sequence MLLMSKLSFKCPNCRKDLVVRSSVDIKKIDDLRGTKCASCGRAISKNDITKQAGDYVANMLKDAFRKR from the coding sequence ATGTTATTGATGAGTAAGCTTAGTTTTAAGTGCCCTAACTGTCGTAAGGATCTCGTTGTACGCTCCAGCGTCGATATCAAGAAAATAGACGACCTCAGAGGAACCAAATGCGCTTCTTGTGGTAGAGCAATCAGTAAAAATGACATTACTAAACAAGCTGGTGATTATGTCGCCAATATGCTCAAGGATGCCTTTAGGAAACGCTGA
- a CDS encoding BRO family protein, whose protein sequence is MSTALTFKEHEIVPFDNKDGKIWFTGKQMAELLGYAREDSVSRIYDRNKDEFSPDMTMVVNLTVSGEINGLQHKAVRIYSLRGAHLVGMLSKTKVAKDLRKWLLDLAEKEHQPQNLAMMDMESLKELTIGEMQNRLVAANKWSFDNFGRKGSDLMNLRKRHLKKIRKAEKAILELSQLALPGLDEFPDEEEPA, encoded by the coding sequence GTGAGTACAGCATTAACTTTCAAAGAACATGAAATCGTTCCATTTGACAATAAGGACGGGAAGATTTGGTTTACGGGTAAACAAATGGCCGAGCTTCTGGGTTATGCTCGTGAAGACTCAGTCTCAAGGATTTATGATCGCAACAAAGATGAGTTCTCACCCGATATGACCATGGTCGTCAATCTGACGGTCAGCGGGGAAATCAATGGGTTACAGCATAAGGCGGTCAGAATTTATTCGCTTCGTGGTGCTCACCTTGTGGGGATGCTGTCGAAAACCAAAGTCGCCAAAGATCTTCGTAAATGGTTACTTGATCTGGCAGAGAAAGAACACCAACCACAGAACTTGGCTATGATGGATATGGAAAGCCTCAAAGAGTTAACCATTGGTGAAATGCAGAATCGCCTGGTGGCTGCCAATAAATGGTCATTCGACAACTTCGGTCGCAAAGGCAGTGACTTAATGAACTTGCGCAAGCGCCATCTCAAGAAAATTCGTAAGGCTGAGAAGGCCATCCTTGAATTATCACAGCTTGCTTTGCCTGGACTGGACGAGTTCCCCGATGAGGAAGAACCCGCATGA
- a CDS encoding RNA polymerase subunit sigma-70 — translation MNQSEFAKLHGVSRKTVTTWKARGWLVMTDDDIDVEASNANIERYRKTVTRNEKKPKGNTQGNNKGNGSGNKQGNTPEVDTPAKIVERILTERGADMTLDEARTMKENYLALLTQHDYDLKSGQVLPWQDMIEAVGQEYSRMRTRLIAIAPEHGPRLRALATTSTDTEFVAALQEIIHEAMEELSLDNSTHRAEGG, via the coding sequence ATGAACCAGTCCGAATTTGCCAAATTGCATGGGGTCAGCCGTAAGACCGTCACCACGTGGAAAGCTCGTGGCTGGCTGGTTATGACGGATGACGACATCGATGTTGAAGCGTCAAACGCCAACATTGAACGTTACCGGAAAACTGTTACCCGCAACGAAAAAAAGCCCAAAGGTAACACGCAGGGTAACAACAAGGGTAACGGGTCAGGTAACAAACAAGGTAACACGCCTGAAGTGGACACACCGGCAAAAATTGTGGAGCGTATCCTCACGGAACGGGGCGCAGACATGACACTGGATGAAGCCCGCACCATGAAGGAAAACTATCTGGCGTTGCTGACCCAGCATGATTATGACCTGAAATCCGGTCAGGTGTTACCGTGGCAAGATATGATCGAGGCTGTCGGACAAGAATACTCACGTATGCGTACCCGCTTGATTGCTATCGCGCCCGAACATGGTCCCCGATTGCGGGCATTGGCGACCACCTCAACGGATACGGAGTTTGTGGCAGCCTTGCAGGAAATCATTCATGAGGCGATGGAGGAATTAAGCCTTGATAACAGTACACACAGGGCAGAGGGG